The Motacilla alba alba isolate MOTALB_02 chromosome 14, Motacilla_alba_V1.0_pri, whole genome shotgun sequence genome includes a region encoding these proteins:
- the ANKS3 gene encoding ankyrin repeat and SAM domain-containing protein 3 isoform X1 has translation MFGNGRVAAAVAAPAAAFASVYWNPRVLYSKRKLPAKSSQQELVLWVEETITIEGRMSELSDEASESELLSRSLSMWHGVGPVLCREELDVPLDLHTASSVGQYQVVQECIQRGDLDLNQRNCGGWTPLMYASYIGHDNIVHLLLEAGVNVNIPTPEGQTPLMLASSCGNESVAYFLLQQGAELEMKDIHGWTALFHCTSAGHQQMVKFLLENGANANCKEPVYGYTPLMEAAASGHEIIVQYLLNHGVKADVRDNTGATARTLAMKYGHTKIVGLIDLHAAPVPKVFCRGPGNYEELSSSDESYSAPQRQRPARRTKGPSIHEGPQALAKITAIGLGGRKQSCYEQVPPQGYVTFSNDGSCVPGVIRHRDVTSPINELDVDSSSSREDSALSSNSLGTIRSSSSSSSECLIRIPGVSSEGSLESNEDSDHTSSPPSRKQAKSFKGKTRYSNSDSQWSHCLGKAGGCCQHLVLPEPPAYTGPQDLATFLEEIGCLKYLQVFEEQDVDLRIFLTLTESDLKEIGITLFGPKRKMTSAIARWHSSARPPSDALELAYADRLEAEMQELAIQLHKRCEEVQVMKGQVCQEQKLRAVAESCLMERDETWNAIQCQLREAQAITTDAGVLLDQIKSCQAELSSRLAPEQAGEGAPDPREQRGTGESERPGERPVLEGWPPSLKSLSLPELSAVLEECVGEMGKALQTVTQNLQRLQALGQSGQSWPKP, from the exons ATGTTCGGTAACGGCCGTGTGGCGGCCGCCGTGGCGGCTCCGGCCGCTGCGTTCGCCTCAG TGTATTGGAATCCCAGAGTTCTCTACAGCAAGAGAAAACTTCCAGCAAAATCTTCTCAACAAGAGTTAGTGCTTTGGGTTGAGGAGACAATCACAATTGAG GGCAGGATGTCGGAGCTGAGCGACGAGGCCAGCGAGTCGGAGCTGCTGAGCCGCAGCCTGTCCATGTGGCACGGGGTGGGGCCCGTGCTGTGCCGCGAGGAGCTGGACGTGCCCCTGGACCTGCACACGGCCTCCTCCGTCGGGCAGTACCAAGTGGTGCAGGAGTGCATCCAGCG TGGAGACCTGGATTTGAACCAGAGGAACTGTGGGGGCTGGACCCCACTCATGTACGCTTCCTACATTGGCCACGACAACATCGtgcacctgctgctggaagcGGGAGTGAACGTGAACATCCCCACCCCGGAAGGCCAGACTCCCCTCATGCTGGCCTCCAGCTGTGGCAATGAGAGTGTTGCTTACTTCCTTCTACAG caaggggcagagctggagatgaAGGACATTCATGGCTGGACTGCCTTGTTCCACTGCACCAGCGCTGGGCACCAGCAGATGGTCAAGTTCTTACTGGAGAATGGGGCAAATGCCAACTGCAA GGAGCCAGTGTATGGATACACACCTCTGatggaagcagctgcttctggcCATGAGATAATTGTTCAGTACCTTCTCAATCAT GGAGTGAAGGCAGACGTCAGAGATAACACTGGAGCCACAGCACGGACCCTGGCCATGAAGTATGGCCACACCAAGATTGTGGGGCTGATAGATTTGCatgcagccccagtgcccaaGGTCTTCTGCAGAGGACCAG GCAACTATGAGGAGCTGAGTTCTTCAGATGAATCATATTCTGCTCCTCAGAGACAGAGACCTGCTCGTAGGACCAAGGGTCCCAGCATCCATGAGGGGCCCCAGGCCTTGGCCAAGATCACAGCAATTGGCCTTGGGGGAAGGAAGCAGTCTTGCTATG AGCAGGTGCCCCCTCAGGGCTACGTCACCTTCAGCAATGATGGCAGCTGTGTGCCAGGTGTCATCCGGCACAGAGATGTCACCTCCCCCATCAACGAGCTGGatgtggacagcagcagcagcaggg AGGATAGTGCTTTGTCCAGCAACAGCTTGGGAAccatcaggagcagcagcagcagcagcagtgaatgCCTAATTAGAATCCCAGGAGTCAGCAGTGAAGGTTCCTTGGAAAGCAATGag gactCTGACCACACCAGCAGCCCCCCGAGTCGGAAACAAGCCAAGAGCTTTAAGGGCAAGACCCGCTACAGCAACAGTGACAGCCAGTGGAGCCACTGcctggggaaggctgggggctgctgccagcacctggtCCTTCCTGAGCCCCCGGCCTACACAGGGCCCCAG GACCTGGCAACATTCCTTGAGGAGATTGGGTGCCTGAAGTACCTGCAGGTGTTTGAGGAGCAAGATGTGGACCTCCGGATCTTCCTGACCCTCACAGAGAGTGACCTGAAGGAAATAGGCATCAC GCTGTTTGGCCCCAAGAGGAAGATGACCTCGGCCATCGCGCGCTGGCACAGCAGCGCCCGCCCGCCCAGCGACGCGCTGGAGTTGGCCTACGCCGATCGGCTGGAGGCAGAGATGCAGGAATTGGCCATCCAGCTGCACAAg aggtgtGAAGAGGTGCAGGTGATGAAGGGCCAGGTGTGCCAGGAGCAGAAGCTGCGTGCAGTGGCTGAGAGCTGTTTGATGGAGCGGGATGAGACCTGGAATGCCATCCAGTGCCAGCTCAGAGAGGCTCAGGCCATCACCACGGATGCTGGAGTCCTGCTGGATCAGATCAA gagctgccaggcagagctgtcgTCCCGGCTGGCCCCGGAGCAGGCGGGAGAGGGAGCGCCGGACCCGCGGGAGCAGCGCGGCACCGGGGAGAGCGAGCGGCCCGGGGAgcgcccag TGCTGGAAGGGTGGCCACCTTCCCTGAAGTCCCTGAGCTTGCCTGAGctgtcagctgtgctggaggagtgTGTGGGAGAGATGG gaaaagctctgcagaCTGTGACTCAAAACCTCCAAAGGCTCCAAGCCCTGGGGCAGAGCGGGCAGAGCTGGCCAAAGCCATAA
- the ANKS3 gene encoding ankyrin repeat and SAM domain-containing protein 3 isoform X2 produces the protein MSELSDEASESELLSRSLSMWHGVGPVLCREELDVPLDLHTASSVGQYQVVQECIQRGDLDLNQRNCGGWTPLMYASYIGHDNIVHLLLEAGVNVNIPTPEGQTPLMLASSCGNESVAYFLLQQGAELEMKDIHGWTALFHCTSAGHQQMVKFLLENGANANCKEPVYGYTPLMEAAASGHEIIVQYLLNHGVKADVRDNTGATARTLAMKYGHTKIVGLIDLHAAPVPKVFCRGPGNYEELSSSDESYSAPQRQRPARRTKGPSIHEGPQALAKITAIGLGGRKQSCYEQVPPQGYVTFSNDGSCVPGVIRHRDVTSPINELDVDSSSSREDSALSSNSLGTIRSSSSSSSECLIRIPGVSSEGSLESNEDSDHTSSPPSRKQAKSFKGKTRYSNSDSQWSHCLGKAGGCCQHLVLPEPPAYTGPQDLATFLEEIGCLKYLQVFEEQDVDLRIFLTLTESDLKEIGITLFGPKRKMTSAIARWHSSARPPSDALELAYADRLEAEMQELAIQLHKRCEEVQVMKGQVCQEQKLRAVAESCLMERDETWNAIQCQLREAQAITTDAGVLLDQIKSCQAELSSRLAPEQAGEGAPDPREQRGTGESERPGERPVLEGWPPSLKSLSLPELSAVLEECVGEMGKALQTVTQNLQRLQALGQSGQSWPKP, from the exons ATGTCGGAGCTGAGCGACGAGGCCAGCGAGTCGGAGCTGCTGAGCCGCAGCCTGTCCATGTGGCACGGGGTGGGGCCCGTGCTGTGCCGCGAGGAGCTGGACGTGCCCCTGGACCTGCACACGGCCTCCTCCGTCGGGCAGTACCAAGTGGTGCAGGAGTGCATCCAGCG TGGAGACCTGGATTTGAACCAGAGGAACTGTGGGGGCTGGACCCCACTCATGTACGCTTCCTACATTGGCCACGACAACATCGtgcacctgctgctggaagcGGGAGTGAACGTGAACATCCCCACCCCGGAAGGCCAGACTCCCCTCATGCTGGCCTCCAGCTGTGGCAATGAGAGTGTTGCTTACTTCCTTCTACAG caaggggcagagctggagatgaAGGACATTCATGGCTGGACTGCCTTGTTCCACTGCACCAGCGCTGGGCACCAGCAGATGGTCAAGTTCTTACTGGAGAATGGGGCAAATGCCAACTGCAA GGAGCCAGTGTATGGATACACACCTCTGatggaagcagctgcttctggcCATGAGATAATTGTTCAGTACCTTCTCAATCAT GGAGTGAAGGCAGACGTCAGAGATAACACTGGAGCCACAGCACGGACCCTGGCCATGAAGTATGGCCACACCAAGATTGTGGGGCTGATAGATTTGCatgcagccccagtgcccaaGGTCTTCTGCAGAGGACCAG GCAACTATGAGGAGCTGAGTTCTTCAGATGAATCATATTCTGCTCCTCAGAGACAGAGACCTGCTCGTAGGACCAAGGGTCCCAGCATCCATGAGGGGCCCCAGGCCTTGGCCAAGATCACAGCAATTGGCCTTGGGGGAAGGAAGCAGTCTTGCTATG AGCAGGTGCCCCCTCAGGGCTACGTCACCTTCAGCAATGATGGCAGCTGTGTGCCAGGTGTCATCCGGCACAGAGATGTCACCTCCCCCATCAACGAGCTGGatgtggacagcagcagcagcaggg AGGATAGTGCTTTGTCCAGCAACAGCTTGGGAAccatcaggagcagcagcagcagcagcagtgaatgCCTAATTAGAATCCCAGGAGTCAGCAGTGAAGGTTCCTTGGAAAGCAATGag gactCTGACCACACCAGCAGCCCCCCGAGTCGGAAACAAGCCAAGAGCTTTAAGGGCAAGACCCGCTACAGCAACAGTGACAGCCAGTGGAGCCACTGcctggggaaggctgggggctgctgccagcacctggtCCTTCCTGAGCCCCCGGCCTACACAGGGCCCCAG GACCTGGCAACATTCCTTGAGGAGATTGGGTGCCTGAAGTACCTGCAGGTGTTTGAGGAGCAAGATGTGGACCTCCGGATCTTCCTGACCCTCACAGAGAGTGACCTGAAGGAAATAGGCATCAC GCTGTTTGGCCCCAAGAGGAAGATGACCTCGGCCATCGCGCGCTGGCACAGCAGCGCCCGCCCGCCCAGCGACGCGCTGGAGTTGGCCTACGCCGATCGGCTGGAGGCAGAGATGCAGGAATTGGCCATCCAGCTGCACAAg aggtgtGAAGAGGTGCAGGTGATGAAGGGCCAGGTGTGCCAGGAGCAGAAGCTGCGTGCAGTGGCTGAGAGCTGTTTGATGGAGCGGGATGAGACCTGGAATGCCATCCAGTGCCAGCTCAGAGAGGCTCAGGCCATCACCACGGATGCTGGAGTCCTGCTGGATCAGATCAA gagctgccaggcagagctgtcgTCCCGGCTGGCCCCGGAGCAGGCGGGAGAGGGAGCGCCGGACCCGCGGGAGCAGCGCGGCACCGGGGAGAGCGAGCGGCCCGGGGAgcgcccag TGCTGGAAGGGTGGCCACCTTCCCTGAAGTCCCTGAGCTTGCCTGAGctgtcagctgtgctggaggagtgTGTGGGAGAGATGG gaaaagctctgcagaCTGTGACTCAAAACCTCCAAAGGCTCCAAGCCCTGGGGCAGAGCGGGCAGAGCTGGCCAAAGCCATAA
- the LOC119707063 gene encoding glucagon receptor-like isoform X1: MRDTPGAGSLRSLVQLAWLCLFSVPHGGAKVLEKTFEEWLRYRDECLRRMASEPYPAGLFCNRTFDMYACWPDGSPGTAVNVSCPFYLPWFEKVKHGLVSRRCGTDGQWVTVNGSQPWRDYSQCEDELEVTAEEEGARRLMVSFKVLYTVGYSLSLLTLISALLVLTACRNLRCTRNYIHANLFASFGLRATSVMVKDALLERRWGVELVQVADWEALLSHEAALGCRAAQVLMQYCILANHYWFLVEAVYLYKLLIGAVFSEKNYYRLYLYLGWGTPVVFVVPWMAAKYLKENAECWALNENMAYWWIIRIPILLASLINLLIFMRILKVILAKLRANQKGYADYKLRLAKATLTLIPLFGIHEVVFIFATDEQTTGILRYVKVFFTLFLNSFQGFLVAVLYCFANKEVKSEMKKKWQLWKLDHPVLCCAQ; encoded by the exons ATGCGGGACACGCCTGGAGCTGGATCCCTGCGGAGCCTCGTCCAGcttgcctggctgtgcctgttcTCCGTGCCG CACGGCGGGGCCAAGGTGCTGGAGAAGACCTTCGAGGAGTGGCTGCGGTACCGTGACGAGTGCCTGAGGAGGATGGCGAGCGAGCCCTACCCGGCAG GGCTGTTCTGTAACAGGACATTTGACATGTACGCCTGCTGGCCCGACGGGAGCCCCGGCACTGCCGTCAATGTCTCCTGCCCCTTCTACCTGCCCTGGTTTGAGAAAG TGAAACACGGGCTGGTGAGCCGCAGGTGTGGCACCGACGGCCAGTGGGTGACAGTGAACggcagccagccctggagggACTACTCCCAGTGCGAGGATGAGCTGGAGGTCACTGCTGAGGAG GAAGGCGCCCGCCGGCTCATGGTGAGCTTCAAGGTGCTCTACACCGTGGGGTACTCGCTGTCACTGCTCACCCTCATCTCCGCCCTGCTCGTCCTCACCGCCTGCAG GAACCTGCGCTGCACCAGGAATTACATCCACGCCAACCTGTTCGCCTCCTTCGGGCTGCGCGCCACCTCGGTGATGGTGAAGGACGCGCTGCTGGAGCGGCGCTGGGGCGTGGAGCTGGTGCAGGTGGCCGACTGGGAGGCTCTGCTGAGCCACGAG GCAGCGCTGGGGTGCCGCGCGGCGCAGGTGCTGATGCAGTACTGCATCCTGGCCAACCACTACTGGTTCCTGGTGGAAGCTGTCTACCTCTACAAGCTGCTCATCGGGGCCGTGTTCTCCGAGAAGAATTACTACAGGCTCTACCTCTACCTGGGCTGGG GGACCCCTGTGGTGTTCGTGGTGCCCTGGATGGCCGCAAAGTACCTGAAGGAGAACGCAGA GTGCTGGGCGCTGAACGAGAACATGGCTTACTGGTGGATCATCCGCATCCCCATCCTGCTCGCCTCCCTG ATCAACCTGCTCATCTTCATGCGGATCCTCAAGGTGATCCTGGCCAAGCTCCGGGCCAACCAGAAGGGCTACGCTGACTACAAGCTGAG GCTGGCCAAAGCCACCCTGACCCTCATCCCCCTCTTTGGGATCCACGAGGTCGTTTTCATCTTTGCCACGGACGAGCAAACCACGGGCATCCTGCGCTACGTCAAGGTGTTCTTCACCCTTTTCCTCAACTCCTTCCAG ggcttcctggtggctgtgctgtACTGCTTTGCCAACAAGGAG GTGAAGTCTGAGATGAAGAAGAAGTGGCAGCTCTGGAAGCTCGACCACCCggtgctctgctgtgcccagtgA
- the LOC119707063 gene encoding uncharacterized protein LOC119707063 isoform X2 has product MRDTPGAGSLRSLVQLAWLCLFSVPHGGAKVLEKTFEEWLRYRDECLRRMASEPYPAGLFCNRTFDMYACWPDGSPGTAVNVSCPFYLPWFEKVKHGLVSRRCGTDGQWVTVNGSQPWRDYSQCEDELEVTAEEVGRWLGPQGRPGQPGRGWTRSHPGSLALCSPAGRRPPAHGELQGALHRGVLAVTAHPHLRPARPHRLQEPALHQELHPRQPVRLLRAARHLGDGEGRAAGAALGRGAGAGGRLGGSAEPRGSAGVPRGAGADAVLHPGQPLLVPGGSCLPLQAAHRGRVLREELLQALPLPGLGVCCVTCRDPCGVRGALDGRKVPEGERRVLGAEREHGLLVDHPHPHPARLPDQPAHLHADPQGDPGQAPGQPEGLR; this is encoded by the exons ATGCGGGACACGCCTGGAGCTGGATCCCTGCGGAGCCTCGTCCAGcttgcctggctgtgcctgttcTCCGTGCCG CACGGCGGGGCCAAGGTGCTGGAGAAGACCTTCGAGGAGTGGCTGCGGTACCGTGACGAGTGCCTGAGGAGGATGGCGAGCGAGCCCTACCCGGCAG GGCTGTTCTGTAACAGGACATTTGACATGTACGCCTGCTGGCCCGACGGGAGCCCCGGCACTGCCGTCAATGTCTCCTGCCCCTTCTACCTGCCCTGGTTTGAGAAAG TGAAACACGGGCTGGTGAGCCGCAGGTGTGGCACCGACGGCCAGTGGGTGACAGTGAACggcagccagccctggagggACTACTCCCAGTGCGAGGATGAGCTGGAGGTCACTGCTGAGGAGGTGGGACGCTGGCTGGGACCGCAGGGACggccagggcagcctggccgGGGGTGGACACGCAGCCACCCGGGCTCCCTGGCGCTGTGCTCACCTGCAGGAAGGCGCCCGCCGGCTCATGGTGAGCTTCAAGGTGCTCTACACCGTGGGGTACTCGCTGTCACTGCTCACCCTCATCTCCGCCCTGCTCGTCCTCACCGCCTGCAG GAACCTGCGCTGCACCAGGAATTACATCCACGCCAACCTGTTCGCCTCCTTCGGGCTGCGCGCCACCTCGGTGATGGTGAAGGACGCGCTGCTGGAGCGGCGCTGGGGCGTGGAGCTGGTGCAGGTGGCCGACTGGGAGGCTCTGCTGAGCCACGAG GCAGCGCTGGGGTGCCGCGCGGCGCAGGTGCTGATGCAGTACTGCATCCTGGCCAACCACTACTGGTTCCTGGTGGAAGCTGTCTACCTCTACAAGCTGCTCATCGGGGCCGTGTTCTCCGAGAAGAATTACTACAGGCTCTACCTCTACCTGGGCTGGG GGTTTGCTGTGTGACTTGCAGGGACCCCTGTGGTGTTCGTGGTGCCCTGGATGGCCGCAAAGTACCTGAAGGAGAACGCAGA GTGCTGGGCGCTGAACGAGAACATGGCTTACTGGTGGATCATCCGCATCCCCATCCTGCTCGCCTCCCTG ATCAACCTGCTCATCTTCATGCGGATCCTCAAGGTGATCCTGGCCAAGCTCCGGGCCAACCAGAAGGGCTACGCTGA
- the LOC119707063 gene encoding uncharacterized protein LOC119707063 isoform X3 — protein MRDTPGAGSLRSLVQLAWLCLFSVPHGGAKVLEKTFEEWLRYRDECLRRMASEPYPAGLFCNRTFDMYACWPDGSPGTAVNVSCPFYLPWFEKVKHGLVSRRCGTDGQWVTVNGSQPWRDYSQCEDELEVTAEEVGRWLGPQGRPGQPGRGWTRSHPGSLALCSPAGRRPPAHGELQGALHRGVLAVTAHPHLRPARPHRLQEPALHQELHPRQPVRLLRAARHLGDGEGRAAGAALGRGAGAGGRLGGSAEPRGSAGVPRGAGADAVLHPGQPLLVPGGSCLPLQAAHRGRVLREELLQALPLPGLGVCCVTCRDPCGVRGALDGRKVPEGERRVLGAEREHGLLVDHPHPHPARLPGREQLPALGLFGLQQLRP, from the exons ATGCGGGACACGCCTGGAGCTGGATCCCTGCGGAGCCTCGTCCAGcttgcctggctgtgcctgttcTCCGTGCCG CACGGCGGGGCCAAGGTGCTGGAGAAGACCTTCGAGGAGTGGCTGCGGTACCGTGACGAGTGCCTGAGGAGGATGGCGAGCGAGCCCTACCCGGCAG GGCTGTTCTGTAACAGGACATTTGACATGTACGCCTGCTGGCCCGACGGGAGCCCCGGCACTGCCGTCAATGTCTCCTGCCCCTTCTACCTGCCCTGGTTTGAGAAAG TGAAACACGGGCTGGTGAGCCGCAGGTGTGGCACCGACGGCCAGTGGGTGACAGTGAACggcagccagccctggagggACTACTCCCAGTGCGAGGATGAGCTGGAGGTCACTGCTGAGGAGGTGGGACGCTGGCTGGGACCGCAGGGACggccagggcagcctggccgGGGGTGGACACGCAGCCACCCGGGCTCCCTGGCGCTGTGCTCACCTGCAGGAAGGCGCCCGCCGGCTCATGGTGAGCTTCAAGGTGCTCTACACCGTGGGGTACTCGCTGTCACTGCTCACCCTCATCTCCGCCCTGCTCGTCCTCACCGCCTGCAG GAACCTGCGCTGCACCAGGAATTACATCCACGCCAACCTGTTCGCCTCCTTCGGGCTGCGCGCCACCTCGGTGATGGTGAAGGACGCGCTGCTGGAGCGGCGCTGGGGCGTGGAGCTGGTGCAGGTGGCCGACTGGGAGGCTCTGCTGAGCCACGAG GCAGCGCTGGGGTGCCGCGCGGCGCAGGTGCTGATGCAGTACTGCATCCTGGCCAACCACTACTGGTTCCTGGTGGAAGCTGTCTACCTCTACAAGCTGCTCATCGGGGCCGTGTTCTCCGAGAAGAATTACTACAGGCTCTACCTCTACCTGGGCTGGG GGTTTGCTGTGTGACTTGCAGGGACCCCTGTGGTGTTCGTGGTGCCCTGGATGGCCGCAAAGTACCTGAAGGAGAACGCAGA GTGCTGGGCGCTGAACGAGAACATGGCTTACTGGTGGATCATCCGCATCCCCATCCTGCTCGCCTCCCTGGTAGGgaacagctgccagccctgggtcTGTTtggactgcagcagctcagaccCTGA